The genomic DNA GCAATGGCGGCAATTCATATGTCAAATCCTTGGAATTCTGTACCTATCAATGCGTGGAGTCTGTCCTTGTCTGAAATGTCCCTTGGGGGCAGGGGCCACGCGATGTTGATGGCAGGGTCGTCGAACCGCACCCCTCCCTCGCATTCCGGCGTATAGAAGTCCGTATGCAGATAAAGAAGCTGTGCGTCCTCTTCAATGACTTGAAAGCCATGCGCGAAGCCTTCGGGAACATACAGGGCGTACGCGCGCTCAGGAGAGAGTATCTCGCCGTGCCATTGGAGATAGGTTTCAGACGCCTTGCGCAGGTCGATTATGACATCGAAGACGGCGCCGTGCAGGCAGCGGATGATTTTGATCTCGGCATGCGGAACGGTCTGGAAATGCATACCGCGGATGCTTCCTTTCTGGCGGGTCAGCGAAATATTAGCCTGAGCAATAGGCTTTCGCAGGCCGATGGATTCAAGCTCGTGGGCGCAATATATCCTTGCGAAGCGTCCGCGTTGGTCAGCGAAGGGTGCATCTTCGAGGCGATAGGCACCGGCCAGGGGGAGAGGCGTGCAACGCATCAAAGCGCCTCGAATCTACTGATGTGTTCTTCGGTTAATGCCCGAAGACAGGCCGGATCGGTATGCCATGCCCGATACCATTCCACAGACCAATCGAGGGCCATGTTGACGTCGGTCCGGGGGATCCATCCGAGCTGTTCGGCTGCTTTGGTGCAGTCGAGCCGCAGGGTGGCGGCTTCATGGGGATGATCCCCGGCATCCATAGCACATTGTGCTCCATCACCCCAGCGTTCGACAAAGCCCGTCACCACCTGTCCCACGGTCTGCGCGTCCGCGTTCCTAGGTCCAAAATTCCAGCCGCCAACGAACTCCCGACGTCCTTCCAGCAGCGCCTTGGCCAGAACCAGATAGCCGGACAATGGCTCAAGCACGAACTGCCATGGCCTGACGGCCTTGGGCGAACGGATACGGACCGGCTCTCCGCGTGAAAAGGCTCGCACCATGTCTGGAAGCAGCCTGTCCTGGCCGAAGTCTCCTCCACCGACAACATTGCCAGCCCGTACGGAAACCAGGGAAGGTCCTGCATTTTGAAAGAACGATGCGTTCCAGGATTGCGCAGCCAGCTCGGCGCATCCCTTGCTCGCTGAATAGGGATCATCCCCCCCCATGGGGTCGGATTCGCGAAACGCTACGCCTGTCCCTAAGTTTAAATAGCTTTTGTCGCTGGTTACGTTGACCACGGCGCGGACGGATTCCGTATGACGGACTGCTTCCATCACATTCACCGTGCCTATGACATTGGTGGTAAAGGTCTCGACCGGCTCGGCGTATGACCGCCGCACCAAAGGCTGGGCCGCCATATGGATGACAAGGTCGGGCGAGAAAACACCCATGGCCCGCCTAAGGGCCTCAAAATCACGGATGTCGGCATGGGTGGAGGCAAGATCATGCCTCAATCCGATCAGTTCGAACATATTCGGGACGGATGGCGGGTCAAGAGAGTAACCGTGGACCTCTGCCCCGAGCAGAGTAAGCCAAAGCGCGAGCCAGCTTCCCTTGAAACCGGAATGCCCGGTCATGAAGACGCGTTTCCCTGCGAATGTCTTGTTAAACATAGATATCAGCTCCGTCACCACACTTTCCACTCGGCTCGGTCTTCGTTCCATAGCCGGTTCAGGAGTTCTGTGTCTCGCAGGGTGTCCATACAGGCCCAATACCCATCATGCCGACGGACCATCAACTCCCCATCCTGCGCGAGCCGCTCAAACGGGCCATATTCCAGGTCGCAGTCCTTGTCCGACGTCAGGTAGTCGAAAATACTCCTATCCAGCACCATGTAGCCGCCGTTGATCAGGCTGTCACCAGCATGGTCCGGTTTTTCCTGAAAAGAGGAAACCCTGTTCCCATCCACCTTCAATTCGCCGAAGCGTTGGGCCAGGCCCACGCCTGTAAGGGTCACGATTTTGCCATGAGCTTTATGAAAGGCGACGAGGGCATCAATGTCAATATCGGCCACGCCATCACCGTAGGTCAGCATGAAGGTGTCGCCTTTGATGTACTTTTCCACTCGCTTGAGACGCCCGCCCTTGAGGGTATCTGGACCGGTATCTGCAAGGGTGATCCTCCAGCCCGCCTCGTCGTGGCACTGGTGCAGGCAAAGCGTTTCAGGCTTACCCAACTCAAGGGTGACGTCGTTGTTCATCCATTCGTAGTTCACAAAGTATTCTCGAATCATCTCTCCCTTGTATCCTAGCGGCAGGATGAATTCCGTATGCCCGTAATGGGCATATATCTTCATGATGTGCCAGAGGATGGGGCGGGGGCCAATATTGACCATCGGCTTAGGCCGGAACTCCGTCTCTTCGCGCAGGCGAGTACCGAGTCCACCGCAGAGAATAATAACTTCCATGCTGTGTCCTTTACATGTCCTTGACGCATTTCAGGTATCCCCGGGGAGCTACCGAAAACATAAGTTTATTGTCGATCTCCGTATCAGGCACGAACCGGTCGT from Pseudodesulfovibrio aespoeensis Aspo-2 includes the following:
- a CDS encoding dTDP-4-dehydrorhamnose 3,5-epimerase family protein, which encodes MRCTPLPLAGAYRLEDAPFADQRGRFARIYCAHELESIGLRKPIAQANISLTRQKGSIRGMHFQTVPHAEIKIIRCLHGAVFDVIIDLRKASETYLQWHGEILSPERAYALYVPEGFAHGFQVIEEDAQLLYLHTDFYTPECEGGVRFDDPAINIAWPLPPRDISDKDRLHALIGTEFQGFDI
- the rfbG gene encoding CDP-glucose 4,6-dehydratase; protein product: MFNKTFAGKRVFMTGHSGFKGSWLALWLTLLGAEVHGYSLDPPSVPNMFELIGLRHDLASTHADIRDFEALRRAMGVFSPDLVIHMAAQPLVRRSYAEPVETFTTNVIGTVNVMEAVRHTESVRAVVNVTSDKSYLNLGTGVAFRESDPMGGDDPYSASKGCAELAAQSWNASFFQNAGPSLVSVRAGNVVGGGDFGQDRLLPDMVRAFSRGEPVRIRSPKAVRPWQFVLEPLSGYLVLAKALLEGRREFVGGWNFGPRNADAQTVGQVVTGFVERWGDGAQCAMDAGDHPHEAATLRLDCTKAAEQLGWIPRTDVNMALDWSVEWYRAWHTDPACLRALTEEHISRFEAL
- the rfbF gene encoding glucose-1-phosphate cytidylyltransferase yields the protein MEVIILCGGLGTRLREETEFRPKPMVNIGPRPILWHIMKIYAHYGHTEFILPLGYKGEMIREYFVNYEWMNNDVTLELGKPETLCLHQCHDEAGWRITLADTGPDTLKGGRLKRVEKYIKGDTFMLTYGDGVADIDIDALVAFHKAHGKIVTLTGVGLAQRFGELKVDGNRVSSFQEKPDHAGDSLINGGYMVLDRSIFDYLTSDKDCDLEYGPFERLAQDGELMVRRHDGYWACMDTLRDTELLNRLWNEDRAEWKVW